Sequence from the Christiangramia fulva genome:
GAATCACCGGCAATAATCATATATCGCGGCGAAAGGCTATCGGTTTCTTCAGGTTTTTGTTGTTCCTGTGAAAAACCTGTAACACCAATCAAAAAAGACATCAGCAAAAAAATTCTCCTTCTCATAAACATTTCTTAATTGAATATGGTTTGAACCAAAATCATTCCAAAATTAATCAATATGGCGTTGTCTTCCATTCAAAACTTCTTAATTTCGCTAAAATTGTAGAAATATGAAGAAATCTGAAATTCTAGACGAAAAGTCACTTAAATTTTTAGAGAATTATCTTAACAATGCTGCGCCAACCGGTTATGAATCAGAAGGTCAGAAGCTTTGGATGAAATACCTGAAGCCGTATGTAGACGAATTCATTACCGACACCTACGGAACTGCCGTGGGAGTCATCAATCCTGAAGCCAAGTACAAAGTAGTAATTGAAGGGCATGCCGATGAGATTTCGTGGTATGTGAATTACATTAGTGATGACGGCTTAATCTATGTCGTCAGGAATGGTGGAAGCGACCACCAGATTGCGGCTTCAAAACGCGTAAACATCCACACCAAAAAAGGAATTGTAAAAGGTGTTTTTGGATGGCCTGCAATCCACACCAGGGATAAAGAAAAGGAGCAATCGCCAAAACTGGAAAATATTTGTATTGATGTTGGCTGTTCCAAAAAAGAAGAAGTAGAAAAACTGGGGGTACATGTTGGCTGCGTGATTACCTATCCTGATGAATTCTTCATTTTAAATAAAAATAAATTTGTTTGCCGTGCCCTTGATAACCGTGTGGGAGGTTTTATGATCGCCCAGGTGGCAAGGTTACTCAAAGAAAATAAGGTGAAACTCCCTTTTGGTCTTTACGTCACCAATTCGGTACAGGAAGAGATTGGCCTGCGCGGTGCCGAAATGATCACTCACCGGATCCAGCCAAATGTTGCCATAGTGACCGATGTTACTCATGACACTACCACGCCGATGATCGAGAAAAAGACCAACGGACTCACAAAAATTGGTGATGGGCCGGTAATTTCTTATGCTCCGGCTGTTCAAAATAAATTGAGAGAGCTAATCCTGGATACTGCCGAAAAGAAAAAAATTCCTTTTCAAAGACATGCCTCCTCGCGATTTACGGGTACAGATACCGATGCGTTCGCGTACAGCAATGGCGGAGTTCCATCAGCTTTAATTTCCCTTCCGCTAAGGTATATGCATACCACTGTTGAAATGGTTCATCGCGATGACGTGGAAAATGTGATCAACCTGATCTATGAGACTTTACTTGAAATAAAAGGAAAGGAGAGTTTCAGTTATTTCGAATAATTGATCATTTTTTTATAAAGAAGCCTTCAGAAAATGACTTTTTGAAGGCTTTTTTTAATGCTTCTCCTCTACCTGAAAAAGTTTCACATTATTTTAAATAACCTCCGCCCATTTTCAGTTTATATTTAAAGAAAAAGGCTATGGCGCTATCGCAGGAGGATATTACAACTCTCATCAAGGATCCGCAGGAAGCAATGCAACTTGCCAACCTTACCTATGTTCATGAAAATCACCTCTCGATTGAACGTAAAAAAGTAGGACGCGGATTTTCTTATTACAGGAAAAATGAAAAAATATCTGACGAGAAAACCCTTGAAAGAATTAAAAATCTTGTGATCCCACCAGGCTGGAAAAACGTGCGAATTACACATTTGAAAACCGGACACATACAGGTTGTTGGTCGGGATGAAAAAGAGCGGAAACAATACATTTATCATCCGGTATGGTCCAAAATAAGAAATCAGACCAAATTCTTTAAAATGGCTGCTTTCGGAAAAGTCTTGCCGAAAATCAGAAAACAGGTAAATAAAGATCTTGATCTTGAAGGGATGCCAAAGCGCAAAGTCCTTGCACTGGTAATTCGATTAATGGAAGAAACGCATATTAGAATTGGCAACCATTATTATGCTAAAAAGAATAAGACCTATGGACTTTCAACGTTCAGAACCAAACATGTAAAGACCTTCAAAAACGGACTCAAATTCGAATTCGTCGGAAAAAAAGGAAAAGAGCATTCTATAACGGTTGAAAATCGCAAATTGGTAGAACTCATCAATCAATGTGAAGAAATTCCCGGCTGGGAGCTTTTTAAATTTTATGATGAAAATGGCGAAAAAGAAAGCATTGACAGCAATATGATAAATGAGTATATTCATGAAATTAGCGGAGATATTTTTTCAGCCAAAGATTTCAGAACCTGGTCTGCAACCAAGATCTTCTT
This genomic interval carries:
- a CDS encoding M42 family metallopeptidase, with product MKKSEILDEKSLKFLENYLNNAAPTGYESEGQKLWMKYLKPYVDEFITDTYGTAVGVINPEAKYKVVIEGHADEISWYVNYISDDGLIYVVRNGGSDHQIAASKRVNIHTKKGIVKGVFGWPAIHTRDKEKEQSPKLENICIDVGCSKKEEVEKLGVHVGCVITYPDEFFILNKNKFVCRALDNRVGGFMIAQVARLLKENKVKLPFGLYVTNSVQEEIGLRGAEMITHRIQPNVAIVTDVTHDTTTPMIEKKTNGLTKIGDGPVISYAPAVQNKLRELILDTAEKKKIPFQRHASSRFTGTDTDAFAYSNGGVPSALISLPLRYMHTTVEMVHRDDVENVINLIYETLLEIKGKESFSYFE
- a CDS encoding DNA topoisomerase IB, with translation MALSQEDITTLIKDPQEAMQLANLTYVHENHLSIERKKVGRGFSYYRKNEKISDEKTLERIKNLVIPPGWKNVRITHLKTGHIQVVGRDEKERKQYIYHPVWSKIRNQTKFFKMAAFGKVLPKIRKQVNKDLDLEGMPKRKVLALVIRLMEETHIRIGNHYYAKKNKTYGLSTFRTKHVKTFKNGLKFEFVGKKGKEHSITVENRKLVELINQCEEIPGWELFKFYDENGEKESIDSNMINEYIHEISGDIFSAKDFRTWSATKIFFETLRELGYTEVEKENKKNIIRAFDAAAEGLGNSRSVCRSYYVHPKVVETYENGKIVPYFRKVKDDREPAYTELSETEKTILKLIKDYKIELSN